The following are encoded in a window of Methylicorpusculum oleiharenae genomic DNA:
- a CDS encoding ATP synthase subunit I, protein MNRRTTMNEMMTGALALLVGLLLGAMFFGGLWWTVRKCVSSKRPTLWLISSLLLRTSTTMIGFYIVADGHWQRMLLCLLGFLMARHIVTRLTRTSGEAQTGSVTETRHAP, encoded by the coding sequence ATGAACAGGAGGACAACGATGAATGAAATGATGACAGGGGCGTTGGCGTTGCTCGTGGGATTACTGCTGGGTGCGATGTTCTTCGGCGGCCTTTGGTGGACGGTCCGTAAATGCGTATCTTCTAAACGACCTACGCTGTGGTTAATCTCCAGCCTTCTGTTAAGGACCAGCACTACCATGATTGGATTTTATATTGTTGCCGACGGTCATTGGCAGCGGATGCTGTTGTGTCTGCTTGGCTTTCTCATGGCGCGTCATATCGTGACCAGACTAACCCGAACTTCCGGAGAGGCACAAACCGGTTCGGTAACCGAGACCAGACATGCGCCTTAG
- a CDS encoding F0F1 ATP synthase subunit gamma, with protein sequence MSNTTASLRRKIDSAGDLQSVVRTMKALAASSIGQYEQSVRALSDYYRTVELGLRVCFREIESGAVRPERSERTARTAVGAIVFGSDQGLVGQFNEVVADFAIRTLAAKPGNLQVWAVGERVHSRLADAGLPLSGLFAVPNSVKAITPLIGRILIESDVIHSASSPLQTGATDEIGANPTQVAELHLFYNRPKSGAVYEPVSQRLLPLDENWRRRLAELPWPTANLPEVIGGGTTTLRALISEYLFVSLFRACAESLASENASRLAAMERADKNIDELLENFHAAFNRLRQSGIDEELFDVISGYEALSKSKKPRRAE encoded by the coding sequence ATGAGCAACACGACAGCGAGCCTGCGCAGAAAAATTGACAGTGCCGGCGATCTGCAATCGGTGGTCCGCACCATGAAAGCGCTGGCCGCTTCCAGTATTGGCCAATACGAGCAATCGGTGCGTGCCCTGTCCGATTACTACCGCACCGTGGAACTTGGCTTACGCGTTTGTTTTCGCGAAATCGAGTCGGGGGCAGTGAGACCTGAGAGATCAGAAAGAACCGCACGAACTGCAGTTGGCGCCATCGTGTTTGGTTCCGATCAGGGTCTGGTCGGTCAGTTTAATGAAGTAGTGGCTGATTTTGCGATAAGGACTCTCGCGGCTAAGCCCGGCAACCTGCAAGTCTGGGCTGTCGGTGAGCGTGTTCATTCGCGTTTGGCGGATGCGGGCCTGCCGTTAAGTGGACTGTTTGCCGTGCCGAATTCCGTCAAGGCAATCACACCGCTGATTGGGCGAATTCTGATTGAAAGCGATGTGATTCACAGTGCATCGTCCCCACTCCAGACTGGCGCTACGGATGAAATTGGAGCAAATCCGACTCAAGTTGCCGAGCTTCATTTGTTTTACAACCGTCCCAAATCCGGCGCGGTTTATGAGCCTGTCAGTCAGCGATTACTGCCACTGGATGAAAACTGGCGACGCAGGCTGGCCGAACTTCCCTGGCCGACAGCAAACTTACCAGAGGTTATCGGCGGCGGTACTACAACTTTACGCGCATTGATTAGTGAATATCTTTTCGTCTCGCTGTTTCGTGCCTGCGCTGAATCCCTGGCGAGCGAAAATGCGAGCCGCTTGGCCGCGATGGAACGTGCGGACAAAAACATCGACGAACTGCTTGAGAATTTCCACGCCGCCTTCAATCGTTTGCGCCAGAGTGGCATAGACGAGGAACTGTTCGATGTAATCTCAGGCTACGAAGCGCTTTCAAAGTCAAAGAAGCCTCGGCGCGCGGAATGA
- a CDS encoding F0F1 ATP synthase subunit B family protein → MIIDWFTVGAQVLNFLILVWLMKRFLYQPILHAIDEREKRIAAELGDADTKRAQAENERNEFQKKNAAFEKQRAELLNQATFDAKTEGQRLLDEARKAADSLSAKRQETLRNEVHHLNQTLRRRTQLEVFAIARQALSDLATTSLEDRLCEVFTRRLREMDAKTTEGLAEALITAIEPSLVRSAFDLSAEQRASIQHALNETFSVDPAAQLRTGIQIRFETAPELISGIELVTETGQKLAWSIADYLLSLEKGVAELLKDQDKPLVKVMPEPAANNL, encoded by the coding sequence ATGATAATTGATTGGTTCACCGTTGGCGCACAAGTGCTTAACTTTCTCATCTTGGTGTGGTTGATGAAGCGATTTCTTTACCAGCCAATTTTGCATGCCATTGATGAGCGGGAAAAGCGGATCGCTGCGGAACTTGGCGATGCGGATACAAAAAGGGCCCAAGCCGAAAATGAACGCAACGAGTTTCAGAAAAAAAACGCTGCCTTCGAGAAGCAACGGGCAGAACTTCTCAATCAGGCGACGTTTGATGCGAAAACCGAAGGTCAGCGGCTCCTCGACGAAGCGCGTAAGGCGGCTGACAGCTTAAGTGCAAAACGACAGGAAACGCTGAGAAACGAAGTACATCATCTCAATCAAACCCTTCGTCGCCGCACCCAACTGGAAGTATTTGCGATTGCACGACAAGCGCTGTCGGATCTGGCCACCACGAGCTTGGAAGATCGCCTGTGCGAAGTGTTCACCCGCCGATTGCGAGAGATGGATGCTAAAACGACAGAAGGCCTTGCTGAGGCACTTATAACAGCGATTGAACCCTCGCTGGTGCGCAGCGCGTTTGACTTGTCTGCCGAGCAACGAGCGTCGATACAACACGCGCTCAACGAAACTTTCTCTGTGGATCCTGCGGCGCAGCTCAGGACAGGCATACAAATCCGATTTGAAACTGCACCGGAACTGATCAGCGGCATTGAGCTTGTTACCGAGACTGGACAAAAGCTGGCATGGAGCATTGCAGATTATCTGCTGTCTTTGGAAAAAGGTGTAGCTGAACTTCTGAAAGATCAGGATAAACCTTTAGTCAAGGTCATGCCAGAACCAGCAGCCAATAACCTATGA
- a CDS encoding F0F1 ATP synthase subunit epsilon — MPFTTMHLKILLPFQVFTDKIGVLRIVAETRAGSFGLLPNRLDCVAALEPGILIYETESDGEILLAVDEGVLIKTGPDVLVSVRRAMDGPDLGHLRDTVEQEFLILDEQEQSMRLVLMKLEAGFLRRFTSFQHD, encoded by the coding sequence ATGCCATTTACAACCATGCACCTTAAGATTCTTCTGCCCTTTCAGGTCTTCACCGATAAAATCGGTGTTTTGCGCATTGTGGCGGAGACGCGCGCGGGCTCCTTTGGGCTCTTGCCAAACCGGCTCGACTGCGTCGCGGCGCTTGAACCGGGCATTCTTATCTACGAGACAGAATCTGACGGGGAAATTTTGCTGGCCGTGGACGAAGGGGTACTGATCAAGACCGGTCCGGATGTGCTGGTTTCCGTCCGCCGTGCGATGGACGGCCCGGATCTTGGTCACTTGCGGGATACAGTTGAGCAGGAATTTTTGATCCTGGACGAACAAGAACAAAGCATGCGCTTAGTTCTGATGAAATTGGAAGCCGGGTTTCTGCGCCGCTTTACGAGTTTTCAACATGACTAA
- a CDS encoding F0F1 ATP synthase subunit C produces the protein MDSMTIIAVASIVIAGFTTGFGTIGPALAEGKAVATALTALAQQPDASATITRTLFVGLAMIESTAIYCFVVSMILIFANPFWNYIIAQTVGK, from the coding sequence ATGGATAGCATGACTATTATCGCGGTGGCTTCTATTGTCATCGCCGGCTTCACCACGGGCTTTGGCACTATTGGACCTGCGTTGGCGGAAGGAAAAGCGGTCGCGACAGCCTTAACGGCGCTGGCCCAGCAGCCCGATGCCTCCGCTACTATCACTCGCACTTTGTTTGTTGGTCTGGCGATGATCGAATCCACGGCCATCTACTGTTTCGTAGTATCTATGATTCTCATCTTCGCCAACCCGTTCTGGAATTACATCATTGCTCAAACCGTGGGGAAGTAA
- a CDS encoding F0F1 ATP synthase subunit A, which translates to MRLSPDQIIFWQHGFITLNATIVFTWGLMLVLVIGSKLITRKLSTDLQRSRWQNFLEIIVTAIEKQIEEVGLREPRTYLGFLGTLFLFIAMASLCTVIPGFEPPTGSLSTTVALALCVLVAVPFFGILNQGLGGYLKSYVQPTVIMLPFNIISEISRTLALAVRLFGNMMSGSMIIGILLSITPFIFPIVMTMLGLLTGMVQAYIFSILAAVYIAAATRTRKPSLKTLNNNPT; encoded by the coding sequence ATGCGCCTTAGCCCCGATCAGATCATCTTCTGGCAACACGGTTTTATCACACTCAATGCCACCATTGTGTTCACCTGGGGACTGATGTTGGTGTTAGTGATCGGATCAAAACTCATTACTCGAAAACTGTCCACCGACCTGCAACGTAGCCGCTGGCAAAACTTTCTGGAAATTATCGTCACCGCCATCGAAAAACAAATTGAAGAGGTTGGCCTGAGAGAACCGCGGACCTATCTCGGGTTTCTGGGCACGCTGTTCCTGTTCATCGCCATGGCCAGCCTGTGTACCGTTATTCCCGGTTTCGAACCGCCGACCGGATCGCTATCAACGACCGTGGCACTGGCGCTATGCGTATTGGTGGCCGTGCCGTTCTTCGGTATCCTGAATCAGGGCTTGGGTGGTTATCTCAAGTCGTATGTGCAGCCGACCGTTATCATGCTGCCGTTTAATATCATTAGCGAAATATCCCGTACCCTGGCATTGGCCGTCCGCCTGTTCGGCAACATGATGAGCGGGTCGATGATTATCGGTATTCTGCTGAGCATTACGCCGTTTATTTTTCCTATTGTCATGACGATGCTAGGCCTACTTACCGGCATGGTTCAGGCCTATATCTTCAGCATCCTGGCTGCAGTTTATATCGCGGCTGCCACGCGCACGCGCAAGCCGTCACTTAAAACGTTAAACAACAACCCAACTTAA
- a CDS encoding alternate F1F0 ATPase, F1 subunit alpha, with amino-acid sequence MNRESESLQKVFDSAFAGISQVRETFTPQLTPHETGRITTVSTGIAKVSGLPGVGFDELIKFPGDVYGTAFNIDEDEVGVVLLGEYWHLHAGDEVERTGRVMDVAVGDDLLGRVIDPLGRPLDGKGPVTTSERLPIERPATPIMDRAPVTVPLQTGIKVIDALIPIGRGQRELILGDRQTGKTAIALDTILNQRDQNVLCVYCAIGQRAASVAKTVAILREKGALDYTVILVTEGNDPPGLAFIAPYAATSIAEHFMQAGRDVLIVYDDLTQHARAYRELSLLLRRPPGREAFPGDIFYIHSRLLERATHLCKKLGGGSLTALPIIETEAQNIAAYIPTNLISITDGQIYLSPSLFELGVLPAVDVGKSVSRVGGKAQRAAYRAVAGDLKLAYAQFEELETFARFGARLDENTRKSIDHGRRIRACLKQPEFAPVSVPAQIAILLALTAELFDTVPINQMTDAEHAVHEAAVNLPAQVCARLDTATKLSEADRKTIIEIASQALETFQPMPNAATKAKS; translated from the coding sequence ATGAACAGGGAATCTGAAAGCCTGCAAAAAGTTTTCGACAGCGCCTTTGCCGGCATAAGCCAGGTGCGGGAAACGTTCACGCCGCAACTGACACCGCATGAGACAGGCAGGATCACCACAGTCTCCACCGGTATAGCCAAGGTCTCCGGCCTCCCCGGCGTAGGTTTTGATGAGTTGATAAAGTTTCCTGGCGATGTGTACGGCACAGCCTTCAACATAGACGAAGACGAAGTCGGTGTCGTACTGCTCGGCGAATACTGGCATCTGCATGCCGGGGATGAAGTCGAGCGTACCGGTCGGGTCATGGATGTGGCGGTGGGTGACGATCTACTGGGACGCGTGATTGATCCTCTTGGCCGACCGCTGGATGGCAAGGGACCAGTAACCACCAGCGAACGCTTGCCGATTGAACGTCCCGCTACGCCAATCATGGACCGGGCCCCGGTTACTGTGCCGCTGCAGACAGGTATCAAAGTCATTGATGCGCTGATTCCCATAGGACGCGGCCAGCGCGAATTAATTTTGGGCGACCGCCAGACGGGAAAAACCGCTATTGCACTCGATACGATACTCAATCAACGTGACCAAAATGTGCTCTGCGTTTATTGCGCTATTGGCCAGCGCGCAGCCTCGGTAGCGAAGACAGTGGCCATCCTGCGCGAAAAAGGCGCGCTTGATTATACCGTCATACTGGTAACAGAGGGTAACGATCCACCCGGTCTAGCCTTCATTGCACCTTATGCGGCGACCAGTATCGCGGAGCACTTTATGCAAGCGGGTCGTGATGTACTGATCGTTTACGACGATCTCACCCAACATGCCCGAGCCTATCGCGAGCTTTCCCTGTTACTCCGCCGTCCCCCCGGACGGGAAGCGTTTCCAGGAGATATCTTCTATATTCATTCCCGCTTGCTGGAACGTGCAACCCATCTATGCAAGAAACTTGGCGGCGGTTCGCTGACCGCCTTGCCGATCATCGAGACCGAAGCGCAAAATATTGCCGCCTATATACCGACCAACCTGATTTCCATCACTGACGGGCAGATCTATCTCTCGCCTTCGCTGTTTGAATTGGGCGTATTGCCCGCTGTCGATGTGGGAAAATCCGTTTCACGCGTCGGCGGCAAGGCACAACGGGCGGCCTACCGCGCTGTCGCGGGCGACCTTAAGCTAGCTTACGCCCAGTTCGAGGAACTCGAGACCTTTGCACGGTTTGGCGCTCGATTGGATGAAAATACCCGCAAGTCCATTGATCATGGACGTCGAATCCGCGCCTGCCTCAAACAACCGGAATTTGCCCCTGTGTCCGTACCTGCACAAATCGCAATTTTGCTAGCGTTGACTGCGGAGCTTTTCGACACGGTGCCGATTAACCAGATGACAGATGCCGAGCATGCCGTACACGAGGCAGCTGTTAACCTCCCGGCGCAAGTGTGTGCACGATTGGATACGGCCACAAAATTAAGCGAGGCTGATCGTAAAACGATCATCGAAATCGCCAGCCAGGCACTCGAAACGTTTCAACCCATGCCCAATGCAGCAACGAAAGCAAAGTCATGA
- a CDS encoding AtpZ/AtpI family protein, producing the protein MTNETKQTSQDSHPFATQVGAKAARKLKAKRNATPGVWFGLGMMGMIGWSVVIPTLLGTALGLWLDQRYPGGRSWTLALLVAGLTLGCFNAWYWVVKEDQAMRNEQEDNDE; encoded by the coding sequence ATGACTAACGAGACTAAGCAAACTTCGCAGGACTCTCACCCTTTTGCCACGCAGGTTGGCGCAAAGGCGGCGCGCAAACTCAAAGCTAAGCGTAATGCCACGCCAGGTGTCTGGTTCGGCTTAGGAATGATGGGAATGATTGGTTGGTCGGTGGTGATACCGACTTTGCTCGGCACAGCGCTTGGACTCTGGTTGGATCAACGTTATCCGGGAGGTCGCTCCTGGACACTGGCATTATTGGTCGCCGGGCTCACACTCGGCTGCTTCAATGCGTGGTACTGGGTTGTCAAGGAAGACCAGGCTATGCGAAATGAACAGGAGGACAACGATGAATGA
- a CDS encoding DUF1840 family protein codes for MQIQINTDHNIEGHEAMAAHVSGIIESALSQVSNHITRVEVHLSDENSDKKRGNDDMLCMMEARIEGHQPVADKKEDETVVSLANRGLPLINLLTAATQADSNVMRK; via the coding sequence ATGCAAATCCAAATTAATACCGACCACAATATCGAAGGTCACGAGGCAATGGCCGCTCATGTCAGTGGCATCATAGAAAGTGCCTTGAGCCAAGTCAGCAATCACATCACGCGAGTGGAAGTCCACCTGAGCGATGAGAACAGCGACAAGAAGCGCGGCAATGATGACATGCTTTGCATGATGGAAGCACGCATCGAAGGTCACCAGCCAGTTGCGGATAAAAAGGAGGATGAGACAGTGGTAAGTTTGGCAAATCGAGGGCTGCCTTTAATTAATCTACTGACTGCCGCAACACAGGCAGACAGTAACGTAATGAGGAAATAA
- the atpD gene encoding F0F1 ATP synthase subunit beta: protein MSREPNAINLGKVVSVRGSVVDIRFDEQLPPIYSLLSADQGRIVIEVLTQLDAQRVRGIALTPTQGLARGMLVENTGAPLQAPVGKGILSRMFDVFGNAIDREAEPTDIQWRSVHRAPPPLVRRSTQSEVFETGIKVIDVLVPLERGGKAGLFGGAGVGKTVLLTEMIHNMIGHQEGVSIFCGIGERCREGEELYREMKEAGVLPNMVMIFGQMNEPPGARFRVGHAALTMAEYFRDNEHRDVLLLIDNIFRFIQAGMEISGLMGQMPSRLGYQPTMGTELSGLEERIANTDNGAITSIQAVYVPADDLTDPAAAHTFSHLSASIVLSRKRASEGLFPAIDPLQSSSKMTTPGIVGERHYRLAQEIRRTLAQYEQLKDIIAMLGLEQLSPQDRNVVARARRLERFLTQPFFTTEQFTGLQGKLVSLKDSLDGCERILRDEFKDHPESALYMIGAVDEAKQKTKSAKPASSAPSEPAQQTQAKTFTKPPAEAKSQL from the coding sequence ATGAGTCGCGAACCTAACGCTATAAACCTTGGCAAGGTTGTCTCGGTGCGCGGCAGTGTCGTGGATATTCGGTTCGATGAACAGTTGCCGCCCATCTATTCTTTGCTGAGCGCGGACCAAGGGCGGATTGTCATTGAAGTGCTGACGCAACTGGATGCCCAAAGGGTACGCGGAATTGCCTTGACGCCCACACAAGGGCTCGCACGCGGCATGTTGGTAGAGAATACAGGCGCGCCATTGCAGGCACCAGTCGGCAAGGGCATTCTCTCGCGTATGTTCGACGTTTTCGGTAACGCCATAGACCGCGAAGCGGAGCCAACCGATATCCAGTGGCGTTCGGTGCACCGGGCGCCCCCGCCGTTGGTAAGACGTTCCACTCAGTCCGAAGTTTTTGAAACAGGCATCAAGGTCATAGATGTACTGGTACCACTGGAGCGAGGCGGTAAAGCGGGGCTTTTTGGCGGGGCAGGTGTGGGCAAGACGGTATTACTGACCGAAATGATCCATAACATGATCGGGCACCAAGAGGGCGTCAGCATTTTTTGCGGCATAGGCGAACGTTGTCGTGAAGGCGAGGAGCTTTACCGTGAAATGAAGGAGGCTGGCGTATTGCCGAATATGGTAATGATCTTCGGCCAAATGAACGAACCACCTGGTGCCCGTTTTCGAGTCGGTCATGCTGCGTTGACGATGGCGGAGTATTTCCGCGACAACGAACACCGCGATGTGTTACTGCTCATCGACAATATTTTCCGCTTCATTCAGGCGGGCATGGAGATCTCCGGCTTGATGGGACAGATGCCTTCACGTCTGGGTTATCAGCCGACCATGGGCACTGAGCTGTCGGGCTTGGAGGAGCGTATTGCCAATACCGATAACGGCGCTATCACCTCGATCCAGGCGGTCTATGTGCCGGCTGACGATTTGACCGATCCAGCTGCAGCGCATACCTTCTCGCATCTCTCCGCCTCTATTGTGTTGTCACGCAAGCGGGCTAGCGAAGGGCTTTTCCCGGCTATCGATCCGCTGCAATCCAGCTCCAAGATGACCACGCCCGGTATCGTCGGCGAACGTCATTACCGCTTGGCGCAGGAAATCCGGCGAACGCTCGCACAATACGAACAACTCAAGGACATCATTGCCATGCTGGGCTTGGAGCAGCTTTCTCCACAGGACCGCAACGTGGTTGCGCGAGCCCGCCGATTGGAGCGTTTTTTGACCCAGCCCTTTTTCACTACTGAGCAGTTCACCGGCCTCCAGGGAAAACTCGTTAGCCTCAAGGATTCACTGGATGGCTGTGAGCGCATTTTGCGCGATGAGTTCAAAGACCACCCTGAAAGTGCACTCTATATGATAGGCGCGGTGGATGAGGCAAAACAGAAAACGAAATCAGCTAAACCTGCTTCCAGCGCCCCATCAGAGCCGGCACAGCAAACTCAAGCCAAAACTTTCACGAAGCCGCCCGCCGAGGCGAAATCTCAACTGTAG